From Polaribacter butkevichii, a single genomic window includes:
- a CDS encoding T9SS type A sorting domain-containing protein — MKINIKKTAITVGLFLAYSSAITAQSYPFPLPATVSATLNIKTGTKVKYKNAQLGLNLTRLSDSNGKDLFRKWGTLGARFPHGLFSNWYDWRTDETKLFGSEMITLKNARNQTVQREVDKLSSIKTFQTNHAKVGIGVLESLYKERTAKFDIVWTFNMSADGRDVNKSNETKARYDDLRRRGLPVDFVEMGNENFYPGQRSTIIPNTWNYIARAKAMSKALKAKNRNIQVSVPMLRRGNAFNPNWNAALARDDSFFDAVSVHSYQGEDPDGNASNDGIEYGLIARKTLKESIDNYARKVTSKPIWLTEWGVKSAGGSNAVSALGAADCYLYMSENMDTYHRATWFTPTGSLNSFYPTITNSAGRPVPDPTRKTVYAAMYEAVKSVFAYSEVYTTSILTSPNITSGVKGVSARATLKGGKIKIIAVNLTSKPAAFVIKINGVKYTKNFNHKAIKFNELTDKPLYDIGDNALKDVRNGRGHVTSLPKFSINVITLSSTSAKSAFLKDSDQSVENEGVDEDILRSVNVFPNPTTKDFNISLFGMEKADITITDMLGKVIYKKSTIEPNVNIEQAFKSGLYLIKVVDDNKKEYIKKLIIN; from the coding sequence ATGAAAATCAATATTAAAAAAACAGCAATTACGGTAGGTCTTTTCTTAGCGTATTCTAGCGCAATTACTGCGCAGAGTTATCCTTTCCCACTTCCTGCTACTGTTAGTGCAACACTAAATATCAAAACAGGAACAAAGGTAAAATACAAAAATGCTCAATTAGGGTTAAACCTTACACGTTTATCAGATAGTAATGGTAAAGATCTTTTTAGAAAATGGGGAACCTTAGGCGCTCGTTTTCCACACGGATTATTTTCTAACTGGTACGATTGGAGAACTGATGAAACAAAGCTTTTTGGAAGTGAAATGATAACGCTTAAAAATGCTAGAAATCAAACAGTACAAAGAGAAGTAGATAAATTATCTAGTATTAAAACATTTCAAACAAATCATGCAAAAGTTGGTATAGGAGTATTAGAGTCTTTATATAAAGAAAGAACTGCTAAATTTGATATTGTATGGACTTTTAATATGAGTGCAGATGGTAGGGATGTTAATAAAAGCAATGAAACAAAGGCAAGATATGACGATTTAAGAAGGAGAGGATTACCTGTAGATTTTGTTGAAATGGGTAATGAGAATTTTTATCCAGGTCAAAGAAGTACTATTATTCCAAATACTTGGAATTATATTGCACGCGCTAAAGCAATGTCTAAAGCATTAAAAGCTAAAAATAGAAACATACAAGTTTCTGTACCTATGTTAAGACGAGGTAATGCATTTAACCCTAACTGGAATGCAGCTTTGGCAAGAGATGATTCTTTTTTTGATGCTGTATCTGTACATTCATATCAAGGAGAAGATCCAGATGGTAATGCTTCTAATGATGGTATTGAATATGGACTTATAGCTAGAAAAACGTTAAAAGAATCTATAGACAACTATGCAAGAAAAGTAACAAGCAAACCAATTTGGTTAACAGAATGGGGTGTAAAATCTGCCGGTGGTTCAAATGCAGTTTCTGCTTTAGGAGCAGCAGATTGTTACCTTTATATGAGTGAAAATATGGATACATACCATAGAGCAACATGGTTTACGCCAACAGGTAGCTTAAATTCTTTTTACCCTACAATAACAAATAGTGCAGGTAGACCTGTTCCAGATCCTACAAGAAAAACGGTTTATGCGGCTATGTATGAAGCTGTTAAAAGTGTTTTTGCTTATAGTGAAGTTTATACAACTTCTATTTTAACGTCTCCTAATATTACTTCTGGTGTTAAGGGAGTTAGCGCAAGAGCGACATTAAAAGGTGGTAAAATTAAAATTATAGCTGTAAATTTAACAAGTAAACCAGCTGCTTTTGTAATTAAAATTAATGGTGTTAAGTATACTAAAAACTTTAATCATAAAGCAATTAAATTTAATGAATTGACTGATAAACCTCTTTATGATATTGGAGATAATGCTTTAAAAGACGTAAGAAATGGTAGAGGGCACGTTACATCTTTACCTAAGTTTTCAATAAACGTTATTACGCTAAGTTCAACAAGTGCTAAGAGTGCATTTTTGAAAGATTCAGATCAGTCTGTTGAAAATGAGGGAGTTGATGAAGATATACTTAGATCAGTAAATGTGTTTCCAAACCCAACTACAAAAGATTTTAATATATCTTTATTTGGTATGGAAAAAGCAGATATTACAATTACAGATATGTTAGGTAAAGTTATTTATAAAAAATCAACTATAGAACCTAATGTTAATATTGAACAAGCATTTAAGTCTGGTCTTTATTTAATAAAGGTTGTAGATGATAACAAGAAAGAATACATTAAAAAATTAATTATTAATTAA
- a CDS encoding sulfatase has product MKKISYLLLLSMLILTCTTKDKKTAEELQPKNPNVLFIAVDDLNTWLGCLNNYSNTKTPNIDRLAAKGVLFSNAHCQAPLCGPSRASLMTGLRPSTTGIYGMISDDKIRRPDNPSTKEITFLPEYFKNNGYHTMGIGKLFHKYAPKGLFDDEGGRVNGFGPLPKKRFVWDGVGTANKNYGRTSTDWGAFPEQDSLMPDHKSANWAVERLKRNYDKPFFMGVGFLRPHVPFYVPQKWFDMHPLEGIDVAPYLEDDLNDVPPIGLAINDLPMMPSTKWAKESGEWKKIIQAYLACISYVDYEVGRVLDALENSEYANNTVIVLWSDHGYRMGEKGTFAKHALWEPATKAPLMFAAPNLPKGKVVNTPVEMLSIYPTLLELCNLPAYNRNEGISLVSTMTSEKEVKNAYALTTYGMNNHAVKANGFRFIQYEDGSQELYDHSNDPNEFKNLAENPKYVNEIEKLKKYLPKVNRKWDKNSAYNYQPYFKEQKARLTAE; this is encoded by the coding sequence ATGAAAAAAATAAGTTATCTTCTACTTTTATCAATGTTAATTTTAACTTGTACTACTAAAGATAAAAAAACAGCAGAAGAATTACAGCCTAAAAACCCCAACGTTTTATTTATTGCTGTAGATGATTTAAATACTTGGTTGGGATGTTTAAATAACTATTCTAATACCAAAACGCCTAATATAGATAGGTTGGCAGCAAAAGGAGTTTTGTTTTCAAATGCACATTGTCAGGCACCATTATGTGGCCCATCTAGAGCATCGTTAATGACGGGTTTACGTCCTTCTACAACAGGTATTTATGGTATGATTTCCGATGACAAAATTCGTCGTCCTGATAATCCATCAACAAAAGAAATTACCTTTTTACCTGAGTATTTTAAAAATAACGGCTACCATACCATGGGAATAGGAAAGTTGTTTCATAAATACGCACCAAAAGGTTTATTTGATGATGAAGGAGGGCGTGTTAATGGCTTTGGTCCATTACCAAAAAAACGTTTTGTTTGGGACGGTGTTGGAACAGCAAATAAAAACTACGGACGTACCAGTACAGATTGGGGTGCTTTTCCTGAGCAAGACTCTTTAATGCCAGATCATAAATCTGCAAATTGGGCGGTAGAACGTTTAAAAAGAAACTATGACAAACCATTTTTTATGGGAGTAGGTTTTTTAAGACCTCATGTGCCTTTTTATGTGCCTCAAAAATGGTTTGATATGCATCCATTAGAGGGTATTGACGTTGCTCCGTATTTAGAAGATGATTTAAATGATGTACCTCCAATAGGTCTTGCTATTAACGATTTACCAATGATGCCTTCTACAAAATGGGCAAAAGAAAGTGGAGAGTGGAAAAAAATTATACAAGCTTATTTGGCATGTATTAGTTATGTAGATTATGAGGTGGGGCGTGTGTTAGATGCGTTAGAAAATAGTGAATACGCTAACAATACCGTAATAGTGTTGTGGTCTGATCATGGATACCGAATGGGCGAAAAAGGAACTTTTGCTAAGCATGCTTTATGGGAGCCAGCAACAAAAGCACCATTAATGTTTGCAGCGCCAAACTTACCTAAAGGCAAGGTAGTTAATACGCCAGTAGAAATGCTGTCTATTTACCCAACACTTTTAGAGTTATGTAATCTTCCTGCTTACAATAGAAATGAAGGTATTAGTTTAGTATCTACCATGACAAGTGAAAAAGAAGTAAAGAATGCTTATGCTCTTACTACTTATGGGATGAATAATCATGCTGTAAAAGCTAACGGATTTCGTTTTATACAATATGAAGATGGTTCGCAAGAATTATACGACCATAGTAATGATCCAAACGAATTTAAAAACCTAGCAGAAAACCCTAAATATGTAAATGAAATTGAAAAACTTAAAAAATATTTGCCAAAAGTAAATAGAAAATGGGATAAAAATTCTGCATACAATTATCAGCCTTATTTTAAAGAACAAAAGGCAAGATTAACTGCAGAATAA
- a CDS encoding glycosyl hydrolase, translated as MKQIVLVISAIILFTCSISGQNLGHQNNISTKTDFLQEGFKTPPNEAKARTWWHWISGNVSKSGITKDLEAMKEVGIQEAQLFNVKLEFPDGPVKYLSEEWLDLFHFSAKEAKRLGLELTFHNSAGWSSSGGPWITPEYAMQTTVFTEVTVQGGKLFKDQLPQPKTKLKYYKDIAVLAFPKPQTDIKIDGLDYKNLTDRIRNHLLPDTKAITASAVINKNDIIDLTSKITKDGFIEWNVPKGEWIILRLGHTPTGKSNHPAPEGGRGLEVDKMSKKAVDVYWEGGIQPIINKLGDLIGTTVNNCLIDSYEVGTTNWTAGFDTEFKKLRGYSLTSYLPTLAGYYVESGEVSERFLWDFRRTIGDLMAKNYYAHFGELCHENGMKFSVEPYWGPFDNMQVGATGDIVMCEFWSGGYPFFDSPKFVSSIAHLNGSSIVGAESFTGIGGWDEHPAVLKSIGDQAWAQGITRFIFHTYVHQPWDVAPGLALSYHGTDFNRLNTWWSQGKGFMDYIARSQFLLQQGQNVADVLVFTGESSPNTAFLMPEIKAMGFDYDLIGANKLAGLTVKNGDIYTSVGNKYKVLVLPTSSWMKPETLSKIAALTKAGAKVIGERPYKSPSLENYPKCDDKIDKLAENLWNSGMVKKITIQEFLSKSKTPSDFRIEEGDASDISFIHRKTEDADIYFIANAKKESREITGRFRVKGKQPELWNSESGEVKSLAVWVDNEDGTTSVPIQLGMEASVFVIFRKPVAASAHITKISETLKKPQLEPLSNLKIIKAEYGSFLQDGLVDITDKVKAAVEDNKLKLQAGRGFCDCDPAMGYKKEFRMEYKIGEEIKRIYVEEREFVNIDATDKGSLTILKAVFGKFKPETKEVPKYYKTFDITEKIKGMVSSGVLEIPIEKSLIDGHVPEGKNKVLRVTFSTDGVEHVVSVPEGRVLNLSKDISKTKLVNTNGKVNWVTPYPGEITYQTSLGKNKTIKVKSVSKPIELVGDWNVEFKENLSTPIKTVFNNLVSWSNSDNNAIKYYSGTATYQKNFNISKKIFKKDISFELDLGSVGVIAEVIINGKNAGILWKAPFRINIDDFVKAGQNTLEVRVTNLWPNRLIGDENLSLDFERKGEKTKSLPNWLLNNTQRPSNRTTFSSWKHYNKNDALLTSGLLGPVKINISVVKNIK; from the coding sequence ATGAAACAAATTGTATTAGTAATATCTGCGATTATTTTATTTACATGTTCAATATCTGGACAAAATTTAGGACATCAAAATAATATTTCAACTAAAACAGATTTCCTTCAAGAAGGATTTAAAACCCCACCAAATGAAGCTAAAGCAAGAACGTGGTGGCATTGGATTAGCGGAAACGTATCTAAATCTGGAATAACAAAAGATTTAGAAGCGATGAAAGAAGTTGGTATTCAAGAAGCACAATTGTTTAATGTTAAATTAGAATTTCCAGATGGACCTGTAAAATATTTAAGTGAAGAGTGGTTAGATTTATTTCATTTTTCTGCAAAAGAAGCTAAAAGATTAGGGTTAGAACTTACGTTTCATAACAGTGCAGGTTGGTCCTCTTCTGGAGGTCCATGGATTACACCAGAATATGCTATGCAAACAACCGTATTTACGGAAGTTACGGTACAAGGCGGAAAATTATTTAAAGATCAATTACCACAACCTAAAACCAAATTAAAATATTATAAAGATATTGCAGTATTGGCATTTCCTAAACCTCAAACAGATATAAAAATAGATGGTTTAGATTATAAAAATTTAACAGACCGTATTCGAAATCATTTGTTACCAGATACAAAAGCGATTACTGCTTCTGCCGTAATTAATAAAAATGACATTATTGATTTAACTTCAAAAATTACTAAAGACGGATTTATTGAATGGAACGTCCCAAAAGGAGAATGGATTATTTTAAGATTAGGACACACGCCTACAGGTAAAAGTAATCATCCTGCACCAGAAGGAGGCCGTGGTTTAGAAGTTGATAAAATGAGTAAAAAAGCAGTTGATGTCTATTGGGAAGGCGGCATACAACCTATTATTAATAAATTGGGAGATTTAATAGGAACAACTGTTAATAACTGTTTGATAGATAGTTATGAAGTAGGAACTACCAATTGGACTGCCGGATTTGATACTGAATTTAAAAAATTAAGAGGTTATAGTTTAACAAGCTATTTACCAACCTTAGCAGGTTATTACGTAGAAAGTGGTGAAGTATCAGAACGTTTTTTATGGGATTTTAGAAGAACGATAGGAGATTTAATGGCAAAAAATTATTACGCTCATTTTGGAGAATTATGTCATGAAAACGGCATGAAATTTTCTGTAGAACCATACTGGGGACCTTTTGATAATATGCAAGTTGGTGCAACTGGAGATATAGTAATGTGTGAGTTTTGGAGTGGTGGCTATCCGTTTTTCGATTCGCCTAAATTTGTTTCTTCGATAGCGCATTTAAACGGAAGTTCTATTGTTGGTGCCGAGTCTTTTACAGGAATTGGTGGTTGGGACGAGCATCCTGCTGTTTTAAAATCTATAGGAGACCAAGCTTGGGCACAAGGTATTACGCGTTTTATTTTTCATACGTATGTACACCAACCTTGGGACGTAGCTCCTGGTTTAGCGTTAAGTTATCATGGTACAGATTTTAACCGATTAAATACATGGTGGAGTCAAGGAAAAGGCTTTATGGATTATATTGCTAGGTCTCAATTTTTACTTCAACAAGGTCAAAATGTAGCAGATGTTTTGGTTTTTACAGGAGAATCATCTCCTAACACAGCTTTTTTAATGCCAGAAATTAAAGCGATGGGTTTTGATTATGATTTAATTGGAGCCAATAAATTAGCAGGATTAACGGTTAAAAATGGAGATATTTATACATCAGTTGGTAATAAATACAAAGTTTTAGTTTTACCAACTTCTAGTTGGATGAAACCAGAAACACTTTCTAAAATAGCGGCACTTACAAAAGCAGGTGCAAAGGTAATTGGTGAGCGTCCTTATAAATCTCCAAGTCTGGAGAATTATCCAAAATGTGATGATAAGATTGATAAACTTGCAGAAAACTTATGGAATTCTGGTATGGTAAAAAAAATAACAATTCAAGAATTTTTATCAAAAAGTAAAACACCTTCTGATTTTAGAATTGAAGAAGGAGACGCATCAGACATCAGTTTTATCCACAGAAAAACAGAAGATGCAGATATCTATTTTATTGCCAATGCTAAAAAAGAAAGTAGAGAAATTACAGGACGATTTAGAGTAAAAGGAAAGCAACCAGAATTATGGAATTCAGAAAGTGGTGAGGTTAAAAGTCTTGCTGTTTGGGTAGATAATGAAGACGGAACAACAAGCGTGCCTATTCAATTAGGTATGGAAGCATCTGTTTTTGTTATATTTAGAAAACCAGTTGCAGCATCTGCTCATATTACAAAAATTTCGGAAACACTTAAAAAACCTCAATTAGAACCTTTATCTAATTTAAAAATTATTAAGGCAGAATATGGTTCATTTTTACAAGACGGATTGGTAGATATCACCGATAAGGTAAAGGCAGCTGTAGAGGATAATAAATTAAAATTACAGGCAGGAAGAGGTTTTTGCGATTGTGATCCTGCAATGGGGTATAAAAAGGAATTCCGAATGGAATATAAAATAGGTGAAGAAATCAAGCGAATATACGTAGAAGAAAGAGAGTTTGTGAATATAGATGCTACTGATAAAGGATCTTTAACCATTTTAAAAGCAGTTTTTGGAAAGTTTAAGCCAGAAACAAAAGAGGTACCTAAATATTATAAAACATTTGATATTACAGAGAAAATTAAAGGCATGGTATCCTCTGGAGTTTTAGAAATTCCGATAGAAAAATCTTTAATAGATGGTCATGTTCCCGAAGGTAAAAACAAAGTATTGCGTGTTACTTTTTCTACGGATGGGGTAGAGCATGTTGTTTCTGTTCCGGAAGGAAGAGTGCTTAATCTGTCTAAAGATATTTCTAAAACAAAACTGGTTAATACTAATGGAAAAGTAAATTGGGTAACACCTTATCCAGGAGAAATAACATACCAAACTTCTTTGGGTAAGAATAAAACGATTAAAGTAAAATCGGTTTCAAAACCAATAGAGTTAGTAGGTGACTGGAATGTAGAATTTAAAGAAAATTTAAGTACACCAATTAAAACCGTATTTAATAATTTGGTGTCTTGGTCTAATTCAGATAATAATGCTATTAAATATTATTCAGGAACAGCAACGTATCAAAAAAACTTTAATATTTCTAAAAAGATATTTAAAAAAGACATCTCTTTTGAGTTAGATTTAGGAAGTGTTGGTGTAATAGCAGAAGTAATTATAAATGGTAAAAATGCAGGTATATTGTGGAAAGCACCGTTTAGAATTAATATTGATGATTTTGTAAAAGCAGGACAAAATACGCTAGAAGTTAGGGTTACCAACCTGTGGCCAAATCGTTTAATTGGAGACGAAAATTTATCGTTAGATTTTGAAAGAAAAGGAGAAAAAACAAAAAGCTTACCAAATTGGTTGCTAAATAATACACAACGACCTTCAAATAGAACTACGTTTTCATCATGGAAGCATTATAACAAAAATGATGCATTGTTAACATCAGGACTTTTAGGACCTGTTAAAATTAATATATCAGTAGTAAAAAATATAAAATAA
- a CDS encoding BNR repeat-containing protein, whose product MNLSAYKILLVSTFCLVLICPVFSQVKVVKEHISVVDKNALIVNGRFSSGINGRTFQKDALISHKGFQYLVHYNADRRVCISRRKLPNGTWNTIQFLDYHFKSNDSHNCISMGICPNDGTIHLAFDHHVDDLHYRVSKKGLANNPETMAWNVAAFGPIISELEKDKPIVITYPKFWQTPDGNLQFNYRVRGSGNGDRMLVDYNAETGTWGNTHQIDSAEGIFKDQLGVSESRCSYPNGYDYDNNGILHTTWTWREDSQGANHDLVYVYSEDNGNSWKNNSGKPLENIAQVNSPGIVVQSIPRVLGLMNDQGQTIDSKNQVHVVMYHSTEQTIKDAGSFLGETRWGPKEAKRYHHYWRDTTGKWHHFEMNLKVGNRPKIFADTQDNLIMIYAGNDKNNLVIATATAKNKWKDWSITHVVKGPFINDMLGDFYRWKNEGVLSIMVQDQPKRKRKKSTLKVVDVTFESEF is encoded by the coding sequence ATGAATTTATCAGCATACAAAATATTATTAGTCTCAACATTTTGTTTGGTCTTAATATGTCCTGTTTTTTCGCAGGTAAAGGTTGTTAAAGAACATATTTCTGTTGTAGACAAAAATGCACTTATAGTGAATGGTAGGTTTTCTAGTGGTATAAACGGACGTACTTTTCAAAAAGATGCATTAATTTCACATAAAGGGTTTCAGTATTTGGTACATTATAATGCTGATCGTCGTGTTTGTATAAGTAGACGAAAGTTGCCAAATGGAACGTGGAATACCATTCAGTTTTTAGATTATCACTTTAAAAGTAACGATTCGCATAATTGTATTTCTATGGGTATTTGTCCTAATGATGGCACAATACATTTAGCTTTCGATCATCATGTTGATGACTTACATTACCGAGTTTCTAAAAAAGGATTGGCAAACAACCCAGAAACGATGGCGTGGAATGTTGCTGCTTTTGGACCTATTATATCCGAATTAGAAAAAGATAAACCCATAGTTATTACCTATCCAAAATTTTGGCAAACTCCAGACGGAAACCTTCAATTTAACTATCGTGTTCGTGGTTCTGGTAACGGAGATCGTATGTTGGTAGACTATAATGCAGAAACGGGAACTTGGGGAAACACACACCAAATTGATAGTGCAGAGGGCATTTTTAAAGATCAATTAGGAGTTAGTGAATCTAGATGTTCTTATCCTAACGGATATGATTATGATAACAATGGCATTCTTCATACAACTTGGACTTGGAGAGAAGATAGCCAAGGTGCTAACCACGATTTAGTTTATGTTTATAGTGAAGATAATGGTAATTCTTGGAAAAATAATTCAGGAAAACCTTTAGAAAATATAGCACAAGTTAATTCGCCAGGTATTGTTGTGCAATCTATACCGCGCGTATTGGGGTTAATGAATGACCAAGGGCAAACAATTGATTCTAAAAACCAAGTGCACGTTGTTATGTATCATTCTACAGAACAAACTATAAAAGATGCAGGTAGCTTTTTAGGCGAAACACGCTGGGGCCCAAAAGAGGCGAAACGTTATCATCATTACTGGAGAGATACAACAGGTAAATGGCATCACTTTGAAATGAATTTAAAAGTAGGTAATCGTCCAAAAATATTTGCCGATACCCAAGATAATTTAATTATGATTTATGCTGGTAATGATAAAAATAATTTGGTTATAGCTACGGCAACTGCTAAAAACAAATGGAAAGATTGGAGCATAACACACGTGGTAAAAGGTCCTTTTATTAATGATATGTTAGGCGATTTTTATAGATGGAAAAACGAAGGTGTTTTATCTATAATGGTACAAGACCAACCAAAGCGAAAACGAAAAAAAAGCACTTTAAAAGTAGTTGATGTAACTTTTGAATCTGAGTTTTAA
- a CDS encoding sulfatase family protein, translating to MKNNYLIFILLGGFMFAFTSCFSNKDKGAIKMKLIQAEKETQVNVKPNLIFYLADDQDVYDYGCYGNEKVNTAAVDRLAKEGMLFNNAFTAQAICAPSRSQLFTGKYPVKNGCFANHTATRPNIKSVTTQMKNLGYDVVLAGKSHVKPESVYQWDKEWEPVPKKDVPRDYIPLDSIEAYFKTSKKPFCMFITSKYPHGKYFDVENPNAEDIKFYPFNQHKKKDKAYVKTKAGYYRSIEEDNKQLESVLKLVDTYLGDNTLFMYSADHGASGKFTVKDIGLKVPFVVRWPLVIKPGTTSNQLIHYTDVLPTFMAIAGGKSPNDMDGNSFLSLLQGKNVEVNKYVYGVRTNQNILNSEVFPSRMIRNKRYKYIRNFNSLEVVKQNLTGNPNIDYFIKRGANAHKDEPLEELYDLLNDSFEQNNLAQNTELKTIKDRLKKDMFSWMKSQGDILDETIGNMPIITPKGNKGFKLDQDTPIRKIPDSIKNILKEGDYTVIKHW from the coding sequence ATGAAAAATAACTATTTAATATTTATCCTTTTAGGAGGTTTTATGTTTGCTTTTACTTCTTGTTTTAGCAATAAGGATAAAGGCGCTATTAAAATGAAATTAATTCAAGCAGAAAAGGAAACTCAGGTTAATGTAAAACCTAATTTAATTTTTTATTTGGCAGACGATCAAGATGTTTATGATTATGGTTGCTATGGTAACGAAAAAGTAAATACAGCAGCGGTAGATCGTCTTGCAAAAGAAGGTATGCTTTTTAATAATGCTTTTACTGCTCAAGCTATTTGTGCCCCAAGTAGGTCGCAGCTTTTTACAGGAAAGTATCCTGTTAAAAATGGTTGTTTTGCTAACCATACCGCTACAAGACCAAATATAAAAAGTGTGACTACACAAATGAAAAATTTGGGATATGATGTTGTTTTGGCAGGAAAAAGCCATGTGAAGCCCGAAAGTGTCTATCAATGGGATAAGGAATGGGAGCCTGTTCCTAAAAAGGATGTGCCTAGAGATTATATTCCTTTAGATAGTATAGAGGCATATTTTAAAACATCTAAAAAACCATTTTGTATGTTTATTACATCAAAATATCCGCATGGAAAGTATTTTGATGTTGAAAATCCAAATGCCGAGGATATTAAATTTTACCCTTTTAATCAACATAAAAAAAAGGATAAAGCATATGTAAAAACTAAGGCAGGTTATTATAGAAGTATCGAAGAAGATAACAAACAACTAGAAAGTGTTTTAAAATTAGTTGATACGTATTTAGGTGATAATACCCTATTTATGTACAGCGCAGATCATGGTGCATCTGGTAAATTTACAGTAAAAGATATTGGTTTAAAAGTGCCATTTGTAGTACGTTGGCCTTTAGTAATTAAACCAGGAACAACTTCAAATCAACTTATTCATTATACCGATGTGTTACCAACTTTTATGGCTATTGCGGGAGGAAAATCTCCTAACGATATGGACGGAAATAGTTTTTTATCACTATTACAAGGTAAAAATGTTGAGGTAAATAAATACGTTTATGGAGTTAGAACAAACCAAAATATTTTAAATTCAGAGGTTTTTCCATCAAGAATGATTCGTAATAAGCGTTATAAATATATTCGAAACTTTAATTCGTTAGAAGTAGTTAAACAAAATTTAACAGGAAACCCCAATATAGATTACTTTATAAAAAGAGGAGCAAATGCACATAAAGATGAACCTCTAGAAGAATTATACGATTTGCTTAATGATTCATTTGAACAAAACAATTTAGCTCAAAATACAGAATTAAAAACTATAAAAGATAGGTTAAAAAAAGATATGTTTAGTTGGATGAAATCGCAAGGAGATATTTTAGATGAAACCATTGGTAATATGCCTATAATAACACCAAAAGGAAATAAAGGCTTTAAATTAGACCAAGACACACCAATACGAAAAATTCCAGATTCTATAAAAAATATTCTTAAAGAAGGAGATTATACAGTTATAAAACATTGGTAA